The Streptomyces nigra genome includes the window CGACTGGGTGTCCCTGGCCCAGGACGAGGACATCGATGTCGTGTACGTGGCGACCCCGCACGCGGCGCACCGCGAGGCCGCCGGGCTCTGCCTGGAGGCGGGCCGCAACGTCCTCTGCGAGAAGCCGTTCACGCTGAACGTCCGCGAGGCCGGGGAACTGGTCGCGCTGGCCAGGAAGCACGGCGGCTTCCTCATGGAGGCCATGTGGATGTACTGCAACCCGCTGGTCCGGCGTCTGAAGGCCCTGGTCGACGACGGCGCGATCGGCGAGGTCCGGCACGTCCAGGCCGACTTCGGGCTGGCCGGCCCCTTCCCGCCCGCGCACCGGCTGCGCGACCCGGCGCAGGGCGGCGGCGCGCTGCTGGACCTCGGCGTGTACCCGGTGGCGTTCGCGCAGCTGCTGCTCGGGGAGCCGTCGGACGTGACGGCGCGCGCCACGCTGTCCCCGGAGGGCGTCGACCTGCAGACCGGTGCCCTGCTGTCGTGGGACGGCGGCGCGCTCGCCTCCCTGCACTGCTCGATCTCGGGCGGTACGCCGACGGTGGCGTCCGTGACCGGCTCCGCGGGCCGGATCGACGTACCGGAGGGCTTCTTCCACCCGGAGCGGTTCGTGCTGCACCGCGACGGCCGTGACCCCGAGGAGTTCACGGCCGACCCGGCGGACGGACCCCGTACCTCCATGCGGCACGAGGCGATCGAGGTGATGCGGGCGGTGCGCGCCGGGGAGACCGAGTCCCCGCTGGTCCCGCTGGAGGGCACCCTCGCGGTGATGCGGACGCTGGACGCGATCCGGGACCGGGTGGGCGTCCGCTACCCCGGCGAGGCCCTCGGCGAGGACCCCGCGTCGGCGCTCACGCCGGCGTGAGCCCCTGGTCGCCGACCTCGGTGACGAAGGACGCGGCCGTCGTGACCGGCGCCCCCGGCGTGGTCACGTACGGCACGGTCCGGAAGTCGGCCCGCGCCAGCGACTCCCCCAGCGCGACCCGCGCATAGCCCCGCCGGCCGTTGTAGAACCGCAGATGCGGGTTGGCCGTCATGTACGTCTCCCAGTTGGCGGGCCGGTCGGTGCCGTCGCGGCCGCTGGCGACGGAGGTGGCCACGATCTCGGTGCCCAGGGTGGCGGACGCGGGGTCGTCGAAGTCGTCCTTGATGTCGAAGGCGTAGCCGACGTGGACGTCCCCGGTGAGCACCATGA containing:
- a CDS encoding Gfo/Idh/MocA family protein translates to MADDSVRWGILATGGIAAAFTADLVDLPDAEVVAVASRTRASADAFAERFGIPRAYGDWVSLAQDEDIDVVYVATPHAAHREAAGLCLEAGRNVLCEKPFTLNVREAGELVALARKHGGFLMEAMWMYCNPLVRRLKALVDDGAIGEVRHVQADFGLAGPFPPAHRLRDPAQGGGALLDLGVYPVAFAQLLLGEPSDVTARATLSPEGVDLQTGALLSWDGGALASLHCSISGGTPTVASVTGSAGRIDVPEGFFHPERFVLHRDGRDPEEFTADPADGPRTSMRHEAIEVMRAVRAGETESPLVPLEGTLAVMRTLDAIRDRVGVRYPGEALGEDPASALTPA